Below is a genomic region from Parageobacillus toebii NBRC 107807.
ATTGGTTTTGATCAAACATCGTTTCCTCCCCCTTCGCTTACCGAACATCTAACAGGAGCTGCTCTGGATGTTCTAAAATTTGCGCTACCGTTCTCATAAACCGGCCTGCCGGTTCCCCGTCAATGACGCGATGATCAAACGTGAGCGACATCCCCATCATGTCGCGAATGACAATCTCATCGCCAATTACGGCCGGTTTTCGCTTAATCGAGTGAACGCCTAAAATCGCCACTTCCGGATAGTTAATAATCGGTGTCGCAAACCAGCCGCCGTTTGCCCCGGTGCTTGTGATCGTAAACGTGCTTCCTTGCAGCTCATCGACACGCAGCGTATGGCGATGCGCTTTTTCCGAAAGCTCGGCAAGCTCGATCGCCAGCTCGCGAATCGATTTTTGGTCGGCATGCTTAATCACTGGGACGACAAGCCCTTCTTTCGTCGCCGTGGCAATGCCGATATGGTATTCTTTCTTTAGCACGATTTCGTTTGTTTCTTCATCTATTGTTGCATTAAATATTGGATGTTCTTTTAGCGCACGCGTCACTGCTTTAATGACAAACGGCAAATATGTCAGTTTGACCGACTCCGTCTCCAACTGTTTCACAAGACCTGTACGGATCTCCACCAGTTTCGTCACATCGATTTCATCCATCCCCGTCACATGTGGAGCGGTGTATGCTGATTTCACCATTTTTTCGGCGATTTTTTTCCGCAGCCCGCG
It encodes:
- a CDS encoding dihydrolipoamide acetyltransferase family protein; the protein is MRYEFKLPDIGEGLHEAEIVRWFIQEGDEVSVDQPIAEIQTDKAMVEMTTPVAGKVVALAGPEGATIKVGEPLIIVDQQKAADHEEAAAESKPAQRKKRVIAAPSVRKRAREMGIPIEEVEGTGEGGRVTLADLERYVKERESASAAVAPALEAAETTTVHKQTVNEERIPIRGLRKKIAEKMVKSAYTAPHVTGMDEIDVTKLVEIRTGLVKQLETESVKLTYLPFVIKAVTRALKEHPIFNATIDEETNEIVLKKEYHIGIATATKEGLVVPVIKHADQKSIRELAIELAELSEKAHRHTLRVDELQGSTFTITSTGANGGWFATPIINYPEVAILGVHSIKRKPAVIGDEIVIRDMMGMSLTFDHRVIDGEPAGRFMRTVAQILEHPEQLLLDVR